The genome window TATTCCCTTGACTTTGTCCGGCCGGACGGAACAGAGTTCCCCTTCGGTATGAACCTGTCCGGCTGCGGTGTCCTGAATCAGCTGAACGACCTGCCCGTAATCCATATGATGCAGATGATTCCCGGGGACAGCATTCCGGAGGCAGTCGGCATCCTGCTGACCGGCCCGGGAAAGACCGTCCTTACCCTGGACCTGAAGAAATAACAGGAATAGGAGTATAAAAAATGAAAAAAACAATTTCTGCACTGCTCATCGCAGTGCTGCTGATCACACTCGCCATTTCCCCCGTTCTGGGCGAGGAATCCTTCCCCCTGACCGTGATGGCGCTTGAAGATGAATTGCAGGAGTACTGGGCGGAAATGCCCGGAGTAGCCTCCGTGAAAGACCTGTGTTTCAATCCTCATTCCAAAGCCGAAGACGCGGATTTCTTCCGTCTCTACGACGAGGGCCTGTCCATGAAAGAAGTCCGGGAAAAAGGCGTCATTGCCTCTTTTGAACCCGGTGAAGCCCTGCTGAAAGACCTGGATACCATGCCGCCCATTTTCGGGAATATCCTGAAAAACTACCTGATCACAGAAGACGGCCGTATGTGGGGCGTACGGGGAATGATCCATGTGAAAACGCCTTTGTTCTGGATTCCCGATGCCTGGAACGCCTCCCCCTTTGCGGACAGGACGCCCCCTTCCTCCTTCACGGAGATGCTGGATTTCCTGGAGGTTTATCTGGCCACGCCTCATGAGGGCTTCGAGCTGATGTATAACTTCGGGGAAAAGAACTACACGGAGCGCACCATCGTGCTCTTGCTGCTGGACAGCTGGTTTTACCAGTCAGTCCACGCCGGTGAACCTGCCCGGTACAATTCACCGGAACTTGTCGCGCTCCTGGAGCGGACGGACCGCATCATCCGGGAGCTCAAAAAGCAGGAGCCTGTAAAGAAAAAGGACCAGAAGGACCTCCGGCCGCTGTTTACCGATCTGGATAACGGAAAGGATTTCCTGAGCCGTGATCCCTACACCTGGGACAACATGATTCCCTACCGCATAGACCCGGGCCAGGATCCCCTGATCTATGTCGAATCCCGGGTCATCTGTGTCCGGAAGGACAGTCCCTTTGCTTCCCGCGCGTCCGACTTCCTGGAGCGGGTCATCACCCTTGAGGAGGAAGAAGGAGATTTACAGTATTCACATCCGGATCAGCTGGACGTGGACGCGTTTAACCGGAAATACTTCCCCGAAATAGAAGACGGCTTCCTGTCGCAGGAAATGGTGGACAGCACCCTGCGGATCAATGCCGTACCCGTTTTCAATGTGGGCCTGGGTGACTACGGTGAAGATGTTGCTTTCGGCTCCCTGCTGAAAGAGTTCCTGAGCGGTAAGCTTTCCCCGCAGAAGTTTATTGATAAGCTGGAAAAGAACAGGGCCGAAGAATAAACTTCAGCCGGTTACGATCCTTCGTAGCCGGCTGTTTTTTTATGCTTCGTTTTCCGCGATGAGATCTGCCAGTTCCCGGATGGCCATGCTCACATGTTTATCCTTGTGAACGTAGATCCGGGCACAGATCGGGAACGCTTTCCCGGCCCAGCTGAGCTTTTTCAGCCGGCCTTTTTCGACTTCCCTCCGCGCTGCCAGATCCGGCATAAAGGCGACTCCCAGCTCGTTGATAGCGAACTGTTTCAGAACCTCCTTGCTGCTGGTCTCCAGGGCGATGTGCGGCGTCACGGAGGCTTCCGCCAGATCCTCCAGCAGCATATGCCGGAAGCTGCAGTTATGGGAGGTCAGCAGCAGGGGAATGCCTTCCAGATCCTTTTCCGTGATCTTTTTCTTCTTTGCCAGCGGGTGTTCCGGGCTGACGTAAAACCCCAGCGTTTCCGGCCTGTCATACAGCATCGTCAGATCCGGGTATTCCTCCGGAGGATTCAGTGAATAAGCCAGGTCCAATGTTCCCTTCTTCAGCGTCGCCGGAAAAGTATCATGCATGATAAAGGAAAGCTGAATCTCCACTTTGGGATACTTCTGCTTATACTTCAGCAGCACTTCCGGAAGCCCGTGATAACACAGCGACTCGGACACGCCCAGCCGGAGAATTCCGGCCGGCTCTCTCACCGTTGGGACCTCCAGCCTGATCTCCCGTTCCAGCTGCATCATCTTCGCCGCATATTCACACAGCCGTTCCCCTTCCGCGGTCAGCGCCACGGTCTTTCCCAGCCGCTCAAACAGCAGGCAGCCCAGTTCCTCCTCCAGCTGTTTGATCTGCATGGTCACGGTGGACTGCGCGTATCCCAGCAGGCTGGCCGCGGTGGTAAAATTACGGGTTTCCGCAATCTTCAGAAAGGTTTCCAGCTGCGTGATCGTCATGTTTGGTTCTCCTCTGTATCGATTTTATCGATCGTTTCTTTCGTTTATTTCAATTTTACTGATTGTTTAACCGATGCTATTATACTCACGGGCCCGGAAAAAAGCAACCGAACAGGAGAGATTCACCATGAACGAACTGGTTATGATTATCAGGGATACCGTCAAACCCAACTTCCTGAATATCAGGACTTCCCTCCAGACCTATGACCGGAATGCCCTGTGCTGCGGCGCTCCCTGCTGGCGCTGGGCTTACCACGCGCTCCATTCCGCGGATAAATGGTTCTTCAATCCCAATGTCTATGAAGAGCCCTCCTTCCATCAGGAAGGCATGGATAATCCGGACAACCCGACTTCCGTCGTCCTGACCGATGAACAGCTGCTGGCCTACCTGGATCAGATCGAAGCCAAAACCATGGCATACCTTGATACGCTGACAGATGAAATGCTGTATGAAAAGCCGGAGAACTGCCGTTTCACCCGCATGGAGCTGGTTCTCCGCCAGTACCGGCATCTTTCCTTCCACACCGGTATGCTGAACGGCCAGACCGCCCTGGCCACCGGAAAGTTCCCCATGTGGGTTTCTGAAACCGCCGGTTATGTGGATGACGGCATCTTCTTCGGCCGCTACCGTAAAGGTCCGGTCAAACCCTGACCTCCCCCAAAACAAAACCCGGAACCGCTTTTAGCGCTTCCGGGTTTGTTTTATCTTCAGGTAAAAACAGTATATATAATTCTTCATTTTTCATTGTTAATTGTTCATTATTTCATAAGGCTCCTTATGCTCTCCCCGATGTTCCCTTCCTCCAGATCGTTCAGGTCAATGATCCGGATGTTCAGTTCCGCGGCGCGGTTTCGGGCAGATGCCCCCGCGGGTTCCGCGGTCACAATGGCCGCCCGGGCAATCTCCCCGCCGAAGCGGTCCCGGAGCACCGCCAGTTCGTTCAGCGCCTCGGTCCGGATCATGCAGGTTTTGCAGCTGATGAACACCGGCGTGATCCCCCGGGTGCACATCACATCCAGCTCGTTGGACACCGCGTTGTCCCGGTCATCCCCGTTCCAGTCCACCACCGCGCTGGTCCGTACATCGTTGAACATGCCGGTATCCAGGCACGCTTTGTAGATATACAGTTCCAGTACGCTGCCCACGTCCCGCAGCCATGCCCGGATCTGCGGATCCCGGAAATAGAACTCCACGCTCTCCTCCGGCACGATCTTCAGTCCGGAGATCATCCGGATTTTTTCCAGGTCCCGGAACGCTTCCTCCGGCGCCGTCAGCCGGGCGCCCTGTTCTCCCTTGACGGTGTAGTCTCCCTGCACGCTCAGGGAATAGGTTCCGTCCTCCCGTGCGGCCGATACGCGCTGGATGTAGGTAACGATCTTATCCCACCTGCGCCGGTACTTCAGGAAAACCTCAAAGAACGGATCAATATCCTCCATATACCGGGACAGGATGCTGTTGTCCACCCGGCCTTTGCGCATGGATCCGCCGGCCATCAGGAAACAGTCCTCCACCGAGAAGGTGATATCGCATACGTAACCGTGCATGGACG of Aristaeella lactis contains these proteins:
- a CDS encoding LysR family transcriptional regulator; this encodes MTITQLETFLKIAETRNFTTAASLLGYAQSTVTMQIKQLEEELGCLLFERLGKTVALTAEGERLCEYAAKMMQLEREIRLEVPTVREPAGILRLGVSESLCYHGLPEVLLKYKQKYPKVEIQLSFIMHDTFPATLKKGTLDLAYSLNPPEEYPDLTMLYDRPETLGFYVSPEHPLAKKKKITEKDLEGIPLLLTSHNCSFRHMLLEDLAEASVTPHIALETSSKEVLKQFAINELGVAFMPDLAARREVEKGRLKKLSWAGKAFPICARIYVHKDKHVSMAIRELADLIAENEA
- a CDS encoding Card1-like endonuclease domain-containing protein, which translates into the protein MEVKTLVELFDERPLENVLGVEIFHPEEVIYVCPEGTPEHAWRQLKDYFAHRGIEAAMEFLYVNIYDTQKILELFRAILKDHPDAVMDITGGTDAVLFAAGLACSEAAIPVVTYSRTMNKFYSIQNAPSMHGYVCDITFSVEDCFLMAGGSMRKGRVDNSILSRYMEDIDPFFEVFLKYRRRWDKIVTYIQRVSAAREDGTYSLSVQGDYTVKGEQGARLTAPEEAFRDLEKIRMISGLKIVPEESVEFYFRDPQIRAWLRDVGSVLELYIYKACLDTGMFNDVRTSAVVDWNGDDRDNAVSNELDVMCTRGITPVFISCKTCMIRTEALNELAVLRDRFGGEIARAAIVTAEPAGASARNRAAELNIRIIDLNDLEEGNIGESIRSLMK